The Phenylobacterium koreense genome window below encodes:
- a CDS encoding YitT family protein, with product MSSTIDVSHAWYEDGLALVTGSALTAFGLLMLKSAGLVVGGMAGLALNLSYLTQMNVGVLFMLLSLPFFVFGQRTLGWPFTLKSLLVSAFLVIFSLVFPQLVTLDDIHPLFAAAFGGALCGVGILAVIRHHASVGGLGVLIIYLHERRHIPAGVTQFIADGLIVLSALAVIGPRAVAYSVISTAVLSVVLLTNHRPGRYMG from the coding sequence GTGAGCAGCACAATCGACGTCTCTCATGCCTGGTACGAGGACGGGCTGGCGCTTGTCACCGGGTCGGCGTTAACCGCGTTCGGGCTGCTGATGCTCAAGAGCGCCGGCCTGGTTGTCGGAGGGATGGCCGGACTGGCGCTGAACCTGTCCTACTTGACGCAGATGAACGTCGGCGTGCTGTTCATGCTGCTGAGCCTGCCGTTCTTCGTGTTTGGACAGCGCACGCTGGGCTGGCCGTTCACGCTCAAGTCGCTGCTGGTGTCGGCGTTCTTGGTGATTTTCTCGCTGGTCTTTCCGCAGCTCGTCACGCTCGACGACATCCATCCGCTATTTGCGGCCGCATTTGGCGGCGCGCTCTGCGGAGTCGGCATCCTGGCGGTCATTCGCCATCACGCCAGCGTTGGCGGCCTTGGTGTGCTGATCATCTATCTGCACGAGCGCCGACATATCCCGGCCGGAGTCACGCAGTTCATTGCCGACGGGCTGATTGTACTGTCAGCCCTGGCGGTGATCGGACCTCGGGCGGTTGCTTACTCCGTGATCAGTACGGCCGTGCTGAGCGTCGTGCTGCTCACCAACCACAGGCCGGGGCGGTACATGGGGTGA
- a CDS encoding helix-turn-helix domain-containing protein, producing the protein MLTPPQLRAARALLGIDQRTLAARAGVSLPTIQRMEASEGYVRGVVETLTKVVAALERDGIELIREHRVSAGGGLGVRLRDPAEPEPRTTRSRRETVEA; encoded by the coding sequence ATGCTGACGCCTCCTCAGTTGCGTGCGGCCCGGGCCCTGCTGGGCATCGACCAACGCACCCTCGCCGCTCGAGCTGGCGTTTCCTTGCCGACCATACAGAGGATGGAGGCAAGCGAGGGTTACGTCCGCGGCGTTGTGGAAACCCTGACCAAGGTGGTCGCGGCCCTTGAGCGCGACGGGATCGAGTTGATTAGAGAGCACCGCGTAAGCGCGGGCGGCGGTCTCGGGGTCCGGCTTCGCGATCCAGCCGAGCCGGAGCCGCGGACAACGAGGTCGCGGCGCGAGACCGTGGAGGCCTAA
- a CDS encoding PEPxxWA-CTERM sorting domain-containing protein: protein MKKLLFVAACAAAMLTAAPAGAAVTLQIVDSFARPNAFGLAYDGANIWWSNSSGTIHEMTTAGVDTGKSVQGPYWSALAYNGANSKLVVMQGANTISFDRPGAAGMNYASLNPTITGVAGGYGGLIDGLDVQGSTLWWSPDVDKVYHSPVDGSGARTEFLGGAGGYSGVEYLTAGATDYIIVVNDASSPRRLCIHQTNAAEVGCSTLPNSRYEDLAFDGRYLYAADFFGHRIDKIDLLVDGGSIFVPPGSAVPEPSTWAMMIVGLAGLGAMLRRTGRRTLMQRTC, encoded by the coding sequence ATGAAGAAGCTGCTTTTCGTCGCCGCTTGCGCTGCCGCCATGTTGACGGCTGCCCCCGCTGGAGCGGCTGTGACCCTGCAGATCGTCGATAGTTTCGCGAGGCCCAACGCCTTTGGCCTCGCCTACGACGGCGCCAACATCTGGTGGAGCAACAGCAGCGGCACGATCCACGAGATGACCACTGCCGGGGTCGACACCGGCAAGTCGGTTCAGGGACCCTATTGGTCCGCTCTCGCCTATAACGGCGCGAACTCCAAGCTCGTCGTGATGCAGGGCGCCAACACCATATCCTTCGACCGTCCAGGCGCGGCGGGGATGAACTATGCGAGCCTGAATCCCACGATCACGGGGGTGGCCGGCGGCTATGGCGGCCTGATCGACGGCCTGGATGTCCAGGGATCGACCCTGTGGTGGTCGCCCGATGTCGACAAGGTCTACCATTCGCCGGTCGATGGAAGCGGCGCCCGCACGGAATTCCTTGGAGGCGCGGGCGGATATTCGGGGGTCGAGTACCTCACCGCCGGCGCCACGGACTACATTATCGTGGTCAATGATGCGAGCAGCCCTCGGAGGCTCTGCATACATCAGACAAACGCGGCCGAGGTGGGATGCTCGACCTTGCCCAACAGCCGCTATGAAGACCTCGCCTTCGATGGACGATATCTCTATGCGGCCGATTTCTTCGGACACCGCATCGACAAGATCGATCTGCTCGTCGATGGCGGATCGATCTTCGTTCCCCCGGGCAGCGCCGTTCCCGAGCCGTCGACCTGGGCCATGATGATCGTCGGGCTCGCCGGCCTCGGCGCCATGCTTCGCCGGACCGGCCGCAGGACGCTTATGCAGCGGACGTGCTAG
- a CDS encoding GFA family protein: MTVRTGSCLCGARAYEIDGDIDGVWVCHCSLCRKASGSNGNWILIVPRDRFRWMKGEHHAVTFALRPTYTITRCKTCGTPLPAELDARNVYVTAGTLDVPLGKGVRTHLFCASRADWDSDEPDARFFDERAG, encoded by the coding sequence ATGACCGTTCGGACAGGCAGTTGTCTCTGTGGCGCGAGAGCTTACGAGATCGATGGCGACATCGATGGCGTCTGGGTCTGCCACTGTTCACTGTGCCGAAAAGCTTCCGGTTCGAACGGAAACTGGATTCTGATTGTCCCGCGGGATCGCTTTCGATGGATGAAGGGAGAGCATCACGCCGTCACCTTCGCACTGCGCCCGACCTACACGATCACTCGCTGCAAGACCTGCGGCACGCCGCTCCCAGCCGAGTTGGACGCGCGGAATGTCTACGTCACGGCCGGAACGCTCGATGTGCCGCTCGGCAAGGGCGTTCGAACGCACCTGTTCTGCGCTTCGAGGGCAGATTGGGATAGTGATGAGCCTGACGCCCGATTTTTCGATGAGCGTGCGGGTTGA